A region from the Leishmania panamensis strain MHOM/PA/94/PSC-1 chromosome 20 sequence genome encodes:
- a CDS encoding GTP-binding protein, putative (TriTrypDB/GeneDB-style sysID: LpmP.20.0580), producing the protein MKRHGVCNTSGVALTRYSERLRFRTTHYGNGNMATSHQSCCGRRLDFYMGPGKGWCFTSLLPVLRRYCSASSSSTTAVAPVQAHGEDLYVSHYAIPEDAHRLVGTPQLLPRSPAEEVAFKKSLIKSFPQACIRNVSVVAHVDHGKTTLADAMLRFSNLLPADGATGTFTDRLQVEKERGITIKAQTCSVLLTLRETGTQYLVNLIDTPGHVDFQYEVSRSLRASEGAALLVDVRQGVEAQTMAQFYAALEQNLTILPVLTKMDSVMNDAEVEKTLLQLEDSTGLLSREAVLTSAKSKQGIEQLFQHIIDKVPPPRGRAGFSDMKQLPIMHADSAERKQMEKELVPLRALLFDCWTAESSGMTDGAASAPASAPTSFSSVSSGTVTASGGQPVAREGIYGLIRVMDGTVTPGTVVTFCHSGKKHEVREVGIIHPTLHPAAALTAGMVGFVFFPGLTKRDIFIGDTLCTLPTRKHTVRVGVNNIPAAELGTEPTATAELASSDSFVVEPIPGFKTVHPVVFAGFYPDEGVYITQLRDAVDLLCVNDPTVTVEQLQCPTLGPGLQLGFLGFLHMQVFKERLLMEFGQTVLVTPPQVQYMYVEQHCDPGDPAQRKLVSVSNWRWPHEGVGAYLEPFVTATVLTPTQYFSEINSAALSSFRGEMQEMRVIDDARTLVRYRMPLADLARGFFSTVKSSSHGYATLEYDDLTYMAADLVKMDIVINKARISALSTICLRHEANTHARRIICSLKENLLRSSVDLPLQALVGNKIITRETVKAYRKDVTAKIHAGDISRKQKKWNDQKKGKERMARRSVGTVTLDQSVLAAAMGATTAR; encoded by the coding sequence ATGAAGCGGCACGGCGTGTGTAACACCAGTGGAGTCGCTCTCACGCGTTATTCCGAGCGGCTGCGCTTTCGGACTACTCACTATGGAAATGGAAACATGGCAACTAGTCACCAGAGTTGCTGTGGACGGCGCCTCGACTTCTACATGGGCCCTGGCAAAGGCTGGTGCTTTACGTCTCTACTTCCAGTGCTCCGAAGgtactgcagcgcctcctcctcttccacaaCTGCTGTTGCGCCCGTACAGGCGCACGGGGAGGACCTATACGTATCTCACTACGCCATCCCGGAAGACGCACATCGCCTCGTCGGCACACCGCAGTTGCTGCCACGCAGCCCAGCAGAGGAGGTTGCATTTAAAAAAAGCTTGATCAAAAGCTTCCCTCAGGCATGCATACGCAACGTGAGTGTGGTGGCGCACGTGGACCATGGCAAAACGACGCTCGCCGACGCCATGCTTCGTTTCTCAAACCTACTGCCGGCTGACGGGGCCACCGGCACCTTCACGGACCGCCTCCAGGTGGAGAAAGAGCGTGGAATTACCATCAAAGCACAGACATGCAGCGTGCTCCTCACCCTGCGTGAGACGGGCACGCAGTACCTAGTGAATCTGATCGACACTCCAGGACACGTGGACTTTCAGTACGAGGTGTCGCGTAGCCTCCGCGCCTCCGAgggtgcggcgctgctggtggacgTTCGACAAGGTGTAGAGGCACAGACCATGGCACAGTTTTACGCGGCACTTGAACAGAATCTCACAATCTTACCGGTGCTGACGAAGATGGACAGTGTGATGAAcgacgcggaggtggagaagacgctgctgcagctggaggacAGCACCGGGCTGCTTAGCCGCGAAGCTGTACTGACGAGCGCGAAGAGTAAGCAAGGCATCGAGCAACTCTTCCAGCACATCATTGACAAAGTGCCGCCCCCACGTGGCCGCGCAGGCTTCTCTGACATGAAGCAGCTTCCAATCATGCACGCCGATAGTGCTGAGCGGAAGCAGATGGAAAAAGagctggtgccgctgcgcgctTTGCTATTTGACTGCTGGACTGCCGAGAGCAGTGGTATGACTGACGGGGCCGCATCGGCGCCGGCGAGCGCGCCTACTTCGTTTTCCTCGGTCTCCTCTGGAACGGTCACTGCCTCAGGCGGCCAACCTGTGGCGAGGGAGGGCATCTACGGACTCATTCGTGTCATGGATGGTACCGTCACACCAGGCACTGTGGTCACCTTCTGCCACTCCGGGAAAAAGCACGAGGTGCGCGAGGTGGGCATCATCCACCCCACGCTACAtccagctgccgctcttACTGCTGGTATGGTCGGCTTTGTCTTCTTCCCTGGGCTGACCAAGAGAGACATTTTCATCGGCGACACCCTCTGTACACTGCCGACACGCAAGCACACAGTAAGGGTGGGGGTGAACAACATCCCTGCGGCGGAGCTGGGCACTGAACCCACCGCGACCGCAGAGCTGGCGAGCAGCGACTCGTTTGTAGTGGAGCCGATCCCTGGCTTCAAGACAGTGCACCCTGTCGTCTTTGCAGGCTTCTACCCCGACGAAGGCGTCTAcatcacgcagctgcgcgatgcAGTGGATCTCCTGTGCGTCAATGACCCCACCGTcacggtggagcagctgcagtgcccAACACTCGGCCCCGGGCTGCAGCTGGGCTTTCTCGGCTTCCTTCACATGCAGGTCTTCAAGGAGCGGCTGCTCATGGAGTTTGGACAGACAGTGCTCGTCACACCGCCGCAGGTGCAGTACATGTACGTGGAGCAGCACTGCGACCCTGGCGACCCGGCGCAACGAAAACTTGTCTCCGTCAGCAACTGGCGGTGGCCGCACGAAGGCGTCGGGGCGTACCTCGAGCCGTTCGTTACCGCAACAGTGCTGACCCCAACCCAGTACTTCAGCGAGATCAACAGCGCTGCGCTCAGTTCCTTTCGAGGCGAGATGCAGGAGATGCGCGTGATCGACGATGCCCGCACCTTGGTGCGGTACCGTATGCCCTTGGCCGACCTCGCTCGAGGCTTCTTCTCGACGGTAAAGAGCAGCTCGCACGGGTACGCCACGCTGGAGTACGACGACCTCACCTACATGGCCGCCGACCTCGTGAAGATGGACATCGTCATCAATAAGGCACGCATCTCCGCACTGTCGACAATTTGCCTGCGCCATGAAGCCAACACGCATGCCCGGCGCATCATCTGCTCTCTCAAGGAGAACCTGCTCCGCTCCTCCGTCGACctgccactgcaggcgctggtggGGAACAAGATCATTACCCGCGAGACTGTCAAGGCGTACCGCAAGGATGTCACAGCAAAGATACACGCCGGAGATATTTCACGCAAGCAGAAGAAGTGGAACGACCAGAAGAAGGGCAAGGAACGCATGGCTCGCCGGAGTGTCGGTACCGTGACACTGGACCAAAGCGTGCTCGCGGCCGCCATGGGGGCAACCACTGCACGGTAG
- a CDS encoding hypothetical protein (TriTrypDB/GeneDB-style sysID: LpmP.20.0590), with product MQRLSCRSFVRRAVAASLVSAAACQAPARFSTDYVNKAAKKKVEEGDDERWLEAEIDKNISTPEERYAHAREVELLKRMVSQLKEEHKENIEEAVRERNKELDHLKKEMNDLQQKISKLTEK from the coding sequence ATGCAACGTCTCAGCTGCAGAAGCTTTGTGCGCCGAGCggtcgccgcctccctcgtctctgccgccgcgtgtCAGGCCCCTGCCCGCTTCAGCACTGACTACGTAAATAAGGCCGCTAAaaagaaggtggaggagggcgacgatGAGCGATGGCTCGAGGCCGAGATCGATAAGAACATCAGCACACCAGAAGAGCGCTATGCTCATGCTCGCGAGGTCGAGTTGCTCAAGCGCATGGTCTCTCAACTTAAAGAAGAGCACAAGGAAAACAttgaggaggcggtgcgtgaGCGAAACAAGGAACTCGACCACCTCAAGAAGGAGATGAACGATCTGCAGCAGAAAATCTCGAAGTTGACAGAGAAGTAG
- a CDS encoding hypothetical protein (TriTrypDB/GeneDB-style sysID: LpmP.20.0570), producing MHGCVAAIAKGEFGIYENQRSNEREHRIAAVVASLQSTQSPGIMCGSTSKSERQCNDAAAVPINSLLPPLIDQPAKLWSDTRDDTRENATEDVRAATAMEMWENYTTTAHATTWAEDTMGMPRAAATAATISSGASSTNATHSFTPAVAAATPPLVPLSAPVVTLRSFPGALCALIERCTATPLVCLTLSDQQCQVAAVRDLLRALLTIMQSIDANSVSTTNCETTLVSHSLSSGQHTQVAARVALDLQALRLAALKGVSQVLSTYLDGADGTAQAPESAPRHRQQPGMAQSTKESEALTAGLDSLDILSIFEDVTHQWAHALTALATDKGFISDSAGVGGGVDVAPRGDRFGAVGSPPGHRSCEDGNGAAAQLHWVLRVTYQIIAAEQLETRCATSLATPRARLLPPLLVPLALRTLSLISTVNPLACRTASYVQSCVDVLWGASLLAPGESARQLMYGSMGDSGLAGASSDSYKGGAGISRGADASPPAMDLFLTLLHQFNEGHSAAHCELRNNLVCLLASLLRYDIQRVEDALVARRGAQDSIRRTALESLSYPSTSPPSVEAHDTPLTLNVATVEAINAVAALLFEITCGTELTTTTHSATTTAAAAFQSSGVDSGESVPVTLLSLDAARRHALRFQSIVTSVARRREMLDFKIYGWQLLTAHCDWQLAHLTYREYIRYHDPAAPAVDTAPDSHHQCVSPVEQVIGEDNYDGAVTAALCGICLSQVGFLDVLIMYVDTRTDEVAVVAWTQEELLQLEVEAWQLLTSMILFAQHLDTKSGGQQPRCHCRYNRKLSVAQQQQREGSPLLRGSVEAVEKRHFVEDAEHGDRDMDSVDTAKSGILYGAGKHFIAAGGLQVALRYLHTAPPEAEAVKRWALITLAAVARTSSTDEAHGSSGSYTNQELTPVQRALAQHAPSLIPFLVKLIREVDVYVDTSGVPAALPPLISSIAAPESATTPQHSLGHRSVRENNGTDVTAATPIYDGVCWNWLPQSVAHVTLAAWSLLRCIGDVLLAEAGSVRGLALSIMNEDSIEEGDPCHEDEDAATHEPRPAMPVDATSGTASARGRECVRSDRASVRSRSLEERQPHDEVDLPIFIMSSSGSSMGSLVENGDNAVVSGHGCPAARSPHRVSAPSHTRALSCSAHSPVLRIPNLFAEQGGVDLLTSWLRHVMRLCLPAHLQQQQQQQQRSSAGIVPQLTMEEVASLENYDNTFLLLLDVFRAIVMGCKANEMQFAESDGVHVMLDLMEAYALAHGLIDQAARHARLTVVDSFGSAAVQTADHKEQEGVLTYATTLLSDLLESCPRAIDSFSTWRSSRIAVSPLTPDVRECQLPSDGGIEAVQLLLCLWASEIPARECGGALGSIGTALASTSGLKLLRLHLRPAVRMALKEEYVCRLLHRHVELGVLQAETIRNYYLYLHSEVAPATASLMQAGEVTDAAVLAYMEGLISRSSRRSAVTLEQQIDLLLHHALGLCVKVYACLSTIGFDSLRTAEAETLTTPSMGLRLSSLERSFLVQIAALPALCVDEISVAMAEVSLEHQFSADAAASKSSDPGAHDGNDAATWRPTTPDRRVLCTAAQEAAVRAGELDQLIEVGAQVQHARELQLYNRFLVTQLRQPVRRPADGRPGAVKGLWKTQRRLSATCGSGLGGSGDKIVFSAAELAVRLSTRLAAEHLQRQQLIASTVRVTQQLGGTQVEDSGGEVQSRASPPSNAPFVLGSSRTPYASIMGSVSAATHERLPDTLFSVVAPPKRPSVSLPQRHQQRQAMIARSLRKLPQDQPTSQSPHKP from the coding sequence ATGCacggctgcgtcgctgcgatCGCCAAGGGGGAATTTGGTATTTACGAAAATCAGCGGAGCAACGAACGAGAGCATCGCatcgcagcggtggtggcaagCCTACAGTCCACCCAAAGCCCTGGGATTATGTGCGGTAGCACCTCCAAGTCGGAGCGACAATGTAAtgatgctgccgcggtgccgATCAAcagccttctccctcccctcattGACCAGCCGGCGAAGTTGTGGAGTGATACACGCGATGATACCAGGGAAAATGCTACGGAGGACGTGCGCGCTGCTACCGCAATGGAGATGTGGGAGAACTACACGACAACAGCCCACGCAACCACATGGGCGGAAGATACGATGGGGATGCCGAGAGCtgcggccaccgcagcgacaATCTCCTCGGGTGCCTCTTCCACGAACGCCACGCACTCGTTTACTCCAGCCGTCGCAGCTGCAACGCCGCCACTCGTGCCGCTCTCCGCACCGGTAGTGACGCTGCGCTCATTTCCAGGGGCGCTCTGTGCGCTTATTGAACGCTGCACAGCTACGCCACTCGTGTGTCTCACTCTGAGTGACCAGCAGTGTCAGGTGGCCGCCGTAAGGGACCTactgcgcgcgctgctgacgatCATGCAGAGTATCGATGCCAACAGCGTTTCTACAACGAACTGCGAAACCACACTCGTCTCTCACAGCTTGTCATCCGGCCAACATACACAAGTCGCCGCGAGGGTGGCACTTGACCTTCAGGCTCTGCGTCTGGCCGCTCTGAAGGGTGTTTCACAGGTGCTATCCACCTACCTGGACGGCGCTGACGGCACCGCGCAAGCGCCGGAGAGTGCGCCGCGTCATAGGCAGCAGCCTGGGATGGCGCAGTCGACGAAGGAGTCGGAAGCATTGACGGCGGGGCTTGACAGCCTGGATATCTTATCCATCTTTGAGGATGTtacacaccagtgggcacATGCGCTCACAGCGCTCGCAACGGATAAGGGGTTCATTAGTGACTcagcaggggtggggggaggtgtgGATGTCGCGCCAAGGGGAGATCGCTTTGGTGCAGTGGGATCTCCACCAGGACATCGTAGCTGTGAAGATGGaaatggtgctgctgctcagcttcACTGGGTGCTCCGTGTCACCTACCAGATCATTGCCGCTGAGCAGCTCGAGACAAGGTGCGCCACCTCACTGGCCACGCCGCGCGCACGTTTACTACCCCCACTGCTTGTCCCTTTGGCACTCCGTACGCTATCACTAATCTCCACCGTCAACCCTCTCGCCTGCCGCACTGCATCGTACGTGCAGTCGTGTGTTGACGTGTTGTGGGGCGCATCGCTTCTGGCGCCAGGTGAATCTGCACGTCAGCTCATGTACGGCTCAATGGGCGATTCGGGCCTCGCCGGAGCCTCGAGCGACAGCTACAAAGGTGGGGCAGGGatcagcagaggcgcagatgCGAGCCCCCCAGCCATGGACCTCTTCCTTACCCTTCTCCACCAGTTCAACGAGGGCCACAGTGCCGCGCACTGCGAGCTGCGCAACAACCTTGTGTGTCTCCTCGCATCCCTCCTACGCTATGACATTCAACGTGTGGAAGACGCGCTCGTCGCGCGTCGTGGCGCTCAGGATAGCATCCGACGAACGGCGTTGGAGTCACTCAGCtacccctccacctccccaccTTCAGTCGAAGCTCACGACACGCCGCTCACACTCAACGTCGCCACAGTGGAGGCTATCaacgccgtggcggcgctgctgtttgaGATAACCTGTGGGACCGAACTCACGACGACTACGCActcagccaccaccacagccgcagcggcattTCAGTCCTCCGGCGTTGATAGCGGCGAATCTGTCCCAGTGACGCTGCTCTCCCTCGACGCCGCGCGCCGGCACGCGTTGCGCTTTCAATCTATCGTCACCTCTGTGGCACGACGTCGCGAAATGCTCGACTTCAAGATCTACGGCTGGCAGCTTCTCACTGCTCACTGCGACTGGCAACTTGCACACCTCACCTATCGCGAGTATATTCGCTACCACGACCCCGCCGCCCCCGCGGTGGACACGGCGCCGGACTCGCACCACCAATGTGTCAGCCCTGTCGAACAGGTCATAGGGGAAGACAACTACGACGGAGCCGTCACAGCGGCCCTCTGCGGCATTTGCCTCTCGCAGGTTGGCTTCCTGGATGTCCTGATTATGTACGTTGACACGCGCACCGACGAGGTGGCCGTGGTAGCGTGGACACAAGAAgagcttctgcagctggaggtggaggccTGGCAGCTTCTCACATCCATGATCCTCTttgcgcagcacctggaCACGAAATCGGGTGgacagcagccgcgctgTCATTGCCGGTACAACCGCAAGCTGTCtgtggcacagcagcagcagcgagagggtAGTCCCTTGCTGAGGGGGTCGGTGGAAGCTGTTGAGAAGCGCCACTTTGTCGAAGACGCGGAGCACGGTGATAGGGATATGGACAGCGTAGACACCGCCAAGTCAGGCATCCTGTACGGGGCCGGCAAGCACTTCATCGCTGCCGGTGGTCTCCAGGTGGCACTTCGTTATTTGCACACCGCGCCAcccgaggcagaggcggtgaagCGGTGGGCCCTCATCACTTTGGCTGCTGTCGCGCGGacgagcagcaccgacgaGGCACACGGGAGCTCGGGCAGCTACACAAACCAGGAGCTGACTCCCGTGCAGAGGGCCTTGGCGCAGCATGCCCCGTCGCTTATCCCATTTCTCGTGAAACTCATCCGGGAGGTCGATGTTTACGTCGATACCTCTGGGgtaccagcagcgctgcctcctctgATATCTTCCATCGCCGCGCCGGAGTCTGCGACGACTCCGCAGCACTCGTTGGGACACCGTTCTGTGCGTGAGAACAACGGCACTGACgtgacggcagcaacgccgatTTACGATGGGGTATGTTGGAATTGGTTGCCGCAATCCGTCGCCCACGTGACACTCGCCGCCTGGTCTCTGCTTCGCTGCATCGGGGATGTCTTGCTGGCAGAGGCAGGGAGTGTTCGAGGACTGGCACTATCAATAATGAACGAGGATAGTATCGAAGAGGGTGACCCCTGCCACGAAGATGAAGATGCGGCAACACACGAGCCGCGCCCCGCCATGCCCGTAGACGCAACCTCTGGAACTGCCAGCGCGAGGGGGCGTGAATGCGTCAGGAGCGACAGAGCTTCGGTGCGGAGCCGCTCGTTAGAAGAACGGCAGCCGCACGACGAGGTGGACTTACCTATCTTCATCATGTCGTCCTCTGGATCTTCAATGGGTTCGCTGGTGGAGAACGGCGACAACGCAGTCGTGAGTGGCCACGGTTGCCCGGCAGCGCGCTCGCCCCACCGCGTCTCAGCCCCgtcgcacacgcgtgcgctcTCGTGCAGCGCGCACTCTCCCGTATTGCGCATTCCAAACCTTTTTGCGGAACAGGGCGGAGTGGATCTTCTCACGTCGTGGCTGCGACATGTCATGCGTCTGTGTTTGCctgcgcacctgcagcagcagcagcagcagcagcagcgcagcagcgcaggaaTCGTGCCACAGCTCACAATGGAAGAGGTAGCTAGCCTAGAGAACTATGACAACACCTTCCTGCTCCTACTGGACGTTTTTCGTGCCATTGTGATGGGCTGCAAAGCAAACGAGATGCAGTTCGCTGAATCCGATGGCGTACACGTAATGCTGGACCTGATGGAAGCCTACGCGCTGGCGCATGGTCTCATTGACCAAGCTGCCCGGCACGCGCGTCTGACGGTGGTGGATAGcttcggcagcgctgccgtgcagACGGCAGACCATAAGGAGCAGGAGGGTGTGCTGACCTACGCCACGACGCTGTTGTCTGACCTTTTGGAGAGTTGTCCTCGCGCCATCGACTCCTTTTCcacgtggcgcagcagccgcatcgctgTGTCTCCACTCACTCCTGATGTACGCGAGTGCCAACTACCCAGTGACGGCGGAATTGAAgcagtgcagctgctgctgtgtctcTGGGCGTCAGAGATACCAGCACGGGAGTGCGGCGGTGCACTGGGAAGCATCGGCACTGCTCTGGCGAGTACATCTGGTTTAAAGCTCCTCCGGCTGCACCTGAGGCCAGCTGTACGCATGGCGTTGAAGGAAGAGTACGTGTGCCGCCTCTTGCACCGGCACGTCGAGTtgggggtgctgcaggcTGAAACCATTCGCAACTACTACCTCTACCTACACTCCGAAGTGGCTCCAGCAACCGCGTCACTAATGCAGGCGGGGGAAGTGACAGACGCTGCCGTGCTCGCTTACATGGAGGGCCTCATCTCccgaagcagcaggcgctccgCCGTGACTTTGGAGCAGCAGATCGaccttctcctccatcacGCACTGGGACTGTGCGTAAAGGTGTACGCCTGCTTGTCCACCATCGGGTTTGACTCGCTTCGCactgcagaggcagagacacTCACAACACCGTCAATGGGgctgcgcctctcctccctggAGAGGTCCTTCCTGGTTCAGATTGCCGCGCTGCCAGCATTGTGCGTGGACGAAATCAGCGTGGCCATGGCAGAGGTCTCTCTCGAGCACCAATTCTCGGCTGACGCGGCGGCATCCAAGAGCAGTGACCCCGGTGCTCACGATGGCAACGATGCGGCGACGTGGCGACCAACGACGCCGGATCGGCGAGTGCTGTGCACTGCGGCGCAAGAGGCTGCTGTTCGTGCCGGAGAGCTCGATCAGCTCATCGAGGTCggtgcgcaggtgcagcacGCTCGAGAGTTACAGCTGTACAACCGCTTCCTTGTTACACAGTTGCGACAGCCAGTGAGGCGGCCGGCGGACGGTCGGCCAGGTGCCGTCAAGGGTTTGTGGAAGACACAGCGGCGCCTCTCTGCAACCTGCGGTAGCGGCTtgggtggcagcggcgacaagATTGTGTTTTCTGCAGCAGAGCTGGCCGTGCGCCTCTCGACTCGCCTTGCCGCCGAACACcttcagcgacagcagcttatcgcctccaccgtgcgtgtgacgcagcagctcggTGGCACGCAAGTCGAAGACTCGGGGGGTGAGGTTCAAAGTAGGGCAAGCCCGCCCAGTAATGCACCCTTTGTGCTGGGCAGCAGTCGCACTCCGTACGCCTCAATCATGGGTTctgtcagcgccgccacccatGAGCGACTCCCAGACACTTTGTTCAGCGTCGTGGCGCCGCCGAAGCGTCCATCTGTGTCcttgccgcagcggcaccaacaGCGGCAGGCAATGATCGCGCGAAGCCTTCGTAAGCTGCCTCAGGATCAGCCCACCTCGCAGAGTCCTCACAAGCCGTAG